A section of the Larus michahellis chromosome 1, bLarMic1.1, whole genome shotgun sequence genome encodes:
- the TSC22D1 gene encoding TSC22 domain family protein 1 isoform X4, whose translation MNAQCCRRVAMDLGVYQLRHFSISFLSSLLGTDNSSLRLDSSSSGASVVAIDNKIEQAMDLVKSHLMYAVREEVEVLKEQIKELIEKNSQLEQENTLLKTLASPEQLAQFQAQLQTGSPPSSSQSQGTTQQPAQPASQGSGPSA comes from the exons ATGAATGCCCAATGTTGTAGACGGGTGGCAATGGATCTAGGAGTTTATCAACTAAGACACTTCTCAATTTCTTTCTTATCGTCCTTGCTGGGTACCGACAACTCGTCCCTGAGGCTCGACAGTAG CTCCTCTGGTGCAAGCGTAGTAGCGATCGACAACAAAATCGAGCAAGCGATG GATCTGGTAAAGAGTCACTTGATGTACGCGGTAAGGGAGGAAGTGGAGGTCCTCAAAGAGCAAATCAAAGAGCTGATAGAGAAGAATTCGCAGCTGGAGCAAGAAAACACCCTGCTAAAAACACTGGCCAGCCCGGAGCAGCTTGCCCAGTTCCAAGCACAGCTGCAGACTGGttcccccccttcctcttcccagtCACAAGGGACAACACAGCAGCCTGCTCAGCCGGCGTCACAGGGGTCAGGGCCTTCAGCATAG
- the TSC22D1 gene encoding TSC22 domain family protein 1 isoform X5 produces the protein MDLVKSHLMYAVREEVEVLKEQIKELIEKNSQLEQENTLLKTLASPEQLAQFQAQLQTGSPPSSSQSQGTTQQPAQPASQGSGPSA, from the exons ATG GATCTGGTAAAGAGTCACTTGATGTACGCGGTAAGGGAGGAAGTGGAGGTCCTCAAAGAGCAAATCAAAGAGCTGATAGAGAAGAATTCGCAGCTGGAGCAAGAAAACACCCTGCTAAAAACACTGGCCAGCCCGGAGCAGCTTGCCCAGTTCCAAGCACAGCTGCAGACTGGttcccccccttcctcttcccagtCACAAGGGACAACACAGCAGCCTGCTCAGCCGGCGTCACAGGGGTCAGGGCCTTCAGCATAG